From Ignavibacteriota bacterium, the proteins below share one genomic window:
- a CDS encoding peptide chain release factor N(5)-glutamine methyltransferase: MTEVRAAPDPPVPARWTVLSLIEWASAYLAARAFDETRLHVELMLGHVLSLKRIQLYLQFDRPLTPAELAAFKALFKRRLDHEPLQYILGETDFMGVTLGVAPGVLIPRPETELLVETALKHVTSTGKETMHVLDVGTGSGCIAIGLAHQFPALTVLGIDASEGALAIARKNHAVPGAQSHLRVS, encoded by the coding sequence ATGACGGAAGTCCGCGCCGCACCTGATCCACCCGTTCCGGCCCGTTGGACGGTCCTTTCGCTCATCGAATGGGCGTCGGCCTACCTCGCGGCGCGCGCCTTCGATGAGACCCGGTTGCATGTCGAACTCATGCTGGGCCATGTGCTTTCGCTCAAACGCATCCAATTGTACCTGCAATTCGACCGCCCGCTCACCCCGGCGGAACTTGCGGCGTTCAAAGCACTGTTCAAGCGCCGGTTGGATCACGAACCGCTCCAGTACATTCTCGGCGAGACCGACTTCATGGGTGTGACCCTGGGTGTTGCCCCGGGCGTGCTCATCCCGCGTCCCGAGACGGAACTGCTCGTGGAGACCGCACTGAAGCACGTGACGTCCACGGGGAAGGAGACGATGCATGTGCTCGATGTGGGCACGGGCTCCGGTTGCATCGCGATCGGGCTCGCACACCAGTTCCCCGCATTGACGGTGCTGGGGATCGATGCCAGCGAGGGCGCGCTTGCGATCGCGCGGAAGAACCATGCGGTACCCGGAGCTCAAAGTCACCTTCGAGTGTCATGA
- a CDS encoding amidohydrolase yields MRTIIIGFLAAVAIVLALWYFLHPQHATLVLTNGVVHTVDDSMHTVEAIAIEGDRIVGLGTTKEIMNGFTADEVIDLGGKAVYPGFTDAHAHLEGLGIAMMTLDVSTDTAIADIRERVLAEARRTGGKGWVRGRGWDQNRWAGKQFPTSSDLGAGELTAPVFLVRIDGHAAWVNARVLDLAGITAATPDPPGGKILRNRDGTPTGVLLDNAIDLVRRIIPPPTREERMHAVRLAVDECARVGLTGVHDMGVDAELIGIYQELEREGRLPFRIYAAVDGPGAFMDSMLVRGPIIGDASARLTVRAVKLYADGALGSRGAALIEPYTDDPGNRGITMQSSSVLEALVQSAVKAGFQVCTHAIGDRANAQVLDAYERAINDAGPGKDLRLRIEHAQVLAPVDIPRFARLGVIPSMQPTHCTSDMPWAGERLGPVRAQLAYAWRALRDAGSIIPAGSDFPVERPSPLLGFASAVSRQDAGGVPAGGWNPGQCMSRPEALKAFTRWAAYAAFREDAYGSIEAGKIADLTVLGRDIMTMPVDSIRSVPVSMTVVGGTIVSPVPGVSIGAR; encoded by the coding sequence ATGCGCACGATCATCATCGGATTCCTGGCCGCGGTCGCCATCGTCCTCGCACTGTGGTACTTTCTGCATCCACAGCACGCGACCCTCGTCCTGACCAACGGCGTGGTCCACACCGTCGATGACAGCATGCATACGGTCGAAGCGATCGCGATCGAAGGGGACCGCATCGTCGGACTCGGGACAACGAAGGAGATCATGAACGGATTCACTGCCGACGAGGTGATCGACCTCGGGGGCAAAGCGGTCTATCCGGGCTTTACCGATGCGCATGCCCATCTGGAAGGCCTGGGTATCGCCATGATGACACTCGACGTGAGCACCGATACTGCCATCGCCGACATCCGCGAAAGAGTGCTGGCCGAGGCCCGGCGCACCGGCGGCAAGGGGTGGGTCCGCGGGCGTGGGTGGGACCAGAACCGCTGGGCAGGGAAGCAGTTCCCGACCAGCAGCGACCTGGGCGCCGGCGAACTGACCGCGCCGGTCTTTCTGGTCCGCATCGATGGCCACGCTGCCTGGGTGAATGCACGCGTGCTCGATCTGGCCGGCATCACCGCGGCCACGCCCGATCCCCCCGGAGGGAAGATCCTCCGCAACCGCGATGGCACACCGACGGGCGTGCTGCTGGATAATGCGATCGACCTCGTCCGTCGCATCATCCCCCCGCCAACCCGTGAGGAGCGGATGCATGCGGTGCGCCTCGCCGTTGACGAGTGCGCCCGCGTTGGACTCACCGGCGTGCATGATATGGGCGTCGATGCAGAACTGATCGGCATTTATCAGGAACTCGAACGCGAAGGGAGACTGCCGTTCAGGATCTACGCCGCCGTGGATGGCCCCGGTGCGTTCATGGACAGCATGCTTGTGCGGGGGCCGATCATCGGCGATGCGAGTGCGCGACTTACCGTGCGGGCGGTGAAGCTCTACGCCGACGGTGCCCTCGGCTCCCGCGGGGCCGCTCTGATCGAACCGTATACCGATGATCCCGGCAACCGCGGCATCACCATGCAATCCTCGTCCGTGCTGGAAGCATTGGTGCAGTCGGCCGTGAAAGCAGGGTTCCAGGTATGTACGCACGCGATCGGCGACAGGGCCAATGCACAGGTCCTCGATGCCTATGAACGCGCGATCAACGATGCCGGGCCGGGAAAGGACCTTCGTCTCCGCATTGAACATGCGCAGGTGCTGGCACCCGTTGACATTCCGCGCTTTGCGCGCCTCGGTGTGATCCCCTCCATGCAGCCGACCCATTGCACCTCCGATATGCCATGGGCGGGCGAACGGCTCGGCCCGGTGCGCGCGCAGCTTGCCTACGCCTGGCGTGCGCTGCGTGATGCAGGCAGCATTATCCCGGCCGGATCGGATTTCCCTGTGGAACGGCCTTCACCGTTGCTCGGGTTCGCCTCCGCCGTGAGCCGCCAGGATGCCGGAGGGGTTCCCGCCGGTGGGTGGAATCCGGGGCAATGCATGTCCCGCCCCGAGGCGCTGAAAGCGTTCACGCGGTGGGCCGCATACGCTGCATTCCGGGAGGATGCCTACGGAAGCATCGAGGCAGGGAAGATCGCCGACCTCACCGTGTTGGGCAGGGACATCATGACAATGCCCGTGGATTCGATCCGTTCGGTTCCGGTCAGTATGACCGTGGTTGGTGGGACGATCGTATCGCCGGTACCCGGCGTCTCCATCGGCGCCCGATGA
- a CDS encoding MFS transporter, with protein MPSVEQKIEQHNIKYNIAEGGVYISSSAFVSPQTVVPALLARLGGTNIEIGMVSVLTYVGLYIPQLFAARYVEALPWKKPWSISFGTAQRFVVLLMGLLVLFFGGSGSPWILAIFLFLFFMNSVIAGITTPGWFDMFAKLTSPKKRGRLVGIRNSLGGLGAFIGGFVLTWLLATFAFPVNYAVGFFIAFVLQMASIVIQARFIEKDPSPVGEVRKLSSYLNELPALLRQNKQFTKFLIASAFLIIAMVPSGFFTVYVLRDFHAGESIVGQYTLAMVAIQVVSAVAIGFITDRWGNKISLLITSASMLLASSWAMVAPSPGWFTLVYVFFGITLGAEMMVRFNMAIEYCPPQLRSMFIGLMNTILAPFYLAGLAGGFLSDLVGYKGVFLFGIVASLIGIYILARYVPDPRKAAA; from the coding sequence ATGCCATCTGTAGAACAGAAGATCGAGCAGCACAATATCAAGTACAATATCGCTGAAGGAGGTGTCTATATATCCTCCAGCGCCTTCGTGTCACCCCAGACGGTTGTCCCCGCCCTCCTTGCGCGCCTCGGCGGCACCAATATCGAGATCGGCATGGTCAGTGTCCTGACCTATGTGGGGTTGTATATTCCTCAACTCTTTGCCGCCCGGTACGTCGAGGCCCTCCCGTGGAAGAAACCGTGGTCCATTTCGTTCGGCACCGCCCAGCGGTTCGTGGTGCTGCTGATGGGATTGCTGGTGCTCTTCTTCGGTGGCTCAGGCTCTCCCTGGATACTCGCGATCTTCCTGTTCCTGTTCTTCATGAACTCGGTGATCGCCGGCATTACCACGCCCGGCTGGTTCGATATGTTCGCGAAGCTGACATCGCCGAAGAAGCGGGGGAGGCTGGTCGGCATCAGGAACTCTCTCGGTGGGCTTGGAGCATTCATCGGCGGATTCGTGCTGACGTGGCTCCTTGCCACATTCGCATTTCCCGTGAACTATGCGGTCGGCTTCTTCATCGCCTTCGTATTGCAGATGGCGTCCATCGTGATCCAGGCGCGCTTCATCGAAAAGGACCCGAGCCCCGTCGGAGAGGTCCGGAAACTTTCCTCCTATCTGAATGAACTGCCGGCTCTCCTGCGTCAGAACAAGCAATTCACGAAGTTCCTCATCGCGTCCGCTTTCCTCATCATTGCCATGGTCCCGTCGGGGTTCTTCACGGTCTATGTCCTGCGCGATTTTCACGCCGGTGAGTCGATCGTCGGCCAGTATACGCTTGCCATGGTGGCTATCCAGGTCGTGAGCGCCGTGGCGATCGGATTCATCACCGATCGCTGGGGGAACAAGATCTCCTTGCTGATCACCTCCGCGTCAATGTTGCTTGCCAGCTCCTGGGCGATGGTGGCCCCGTCGCCGGGGTGGTTCACACTGGTCTATGTCTTCTTCGGAATCACGCTCGGTGCCGAGATGATGGTGCGCTTCAATATGGCGATCGAGTATTGCCCGCCGCAACTCCGCTCCATGTTCATCGGCCTCATGAACACGATCCTCGCACCATTTTATCTGGCGGGCCTCGCCGGAGGATTCCTCAGCGATCTCGTGGGGTACAAAGGCGTCTTCCTTTTCGGCATCGTGGCATCCCTCATCGGCATCTACATCCTTGCGCGTTACGTCCCGGATCCCCGGAAGGCCGCGGCATGA
- a CDS encoding D-tyrosyl-tRNA(Tyr) deacylase, with protein sequence MRVVLQRVSEGAVTVEGNEVARIGHGYVILLGVKTGDTPDDVVYLADKCANLRIFEDAQGKMNLGIRDTGGEAIVVSQFTLYADARKGNRPAFSLAAPGPVAEPLYQQFVARLRAALGEQTVCTGVFGAMMKVHIVNDGPVTVLLESPSVPGERAEP encoded by the coding sequence ATGCGCGTCGTGCTGCAACGGGTGAGTGAGGGAGCGGTGACCGTTGAGGGGAACGAGGTCGCACGGATCGGGCACGGCTATGTGATCCTGCTGGGAGTGAAGACGGGTGACACACCGGACGACGTGGTGTATCTCGCTGACAAGTGCGCGAATCTCAGGATCTTCGAAGATGCGCAGGGGAAGATGAACCTGGGCATCAGGGACACCGGAGGGGAAGCGATCGTGGTCTCCCAGTTCACCCTCTATGCGGATGCACGGAAGGGGAACCGGCCGGCATTCTCGCTCGCGGCGCCGGGGCCTGTGGCCGAACCCCTGTACCAGCAGTTCGTCGCCCGTTTGCGTGCAGCGCTCGGCGAACAGACCGTGTGCACCGGGGTCTTTGGCGCAATGATGAAAGTGCACATCGTAAATGACGGGCCCGTGACGGTACTACTGGAGAGCCCCTCTGTCCCCGGGGAGCGTGCGGAACCGTGA
- a CDS encoding RNA methyltransferase, producing the protein MTVTKAQIKHLRDLHRRKERDEAGTFLVEGVRLVREALASSSPMEGFYYTEAAATDPSVSELVALAGKRTPHVHRLSERDMEVVSDTTTAQGVLAEFRQHHLSVDAVLREGDGESVLVALDGVADPGNLGSIIRSADWFGVQGVLVGHQSVDLYNPKVVRSTMGSIFHLPVVPDVDLLAVLSRAREMGYTVYGADAAGEMHFDRMSFARKSVLVLGNEAWGLSDAVKELTDIRVAIRRYGAAESLNVGVACGILLSGLHRLME; encoded by the coding sequence ATGACCGTGACGAAAGCCCAGATCAAGCACCTGCGGGACCTCCACCGCAGGAAGGAACGCGATGAAGCGGGGACATTCCTCGTTGAGGGCGTACGCCTCGTCCGCGAGGCCCTCGCTTCGAGTTCGCCGATGGAGGGGTTCTACTACACCGAAGCCGCTGCCACCGATCCTTCCGTGAGCGAGCTCGTCGCGCTCGCCGGAAAACGGACCCCCCATGTTCATCGGCTCAGCGAACGGGACATGGAAGTGGTGTCTGATACCACGACGGCACAGGGCGTCCTGGCCGAGTTCCGGCAGCATCATCTGTCGGTCGATGCCGTCCTCCGCGAGGGTGATGGAGAGTCGGTGCTTGTCGCGCTGGACGGCGTTGCCGATCCCGGAAATCTTGGTTCGATCATCCGCAGTGCCGACTGGTTCGGCGTGCAGGGTGTGCTCGTGGGACATCAGAGCGTCGACCTGTACAATCCGAAGGTCGTACGCAGCACCATGGGCAGCATCTTCCACCTGCCCGTGGTACCTGATGTGGACCTTCTTGCAGTGCTCTCGCGTGCCAGGGAGATGGGGTACACGGTCTATGGGGCGGATGCAGCCGGTGAGATGCACTTCGACAGGATGTCCTTTGCGCGGAAATCAGTGCTGGTGCTTGGCAACGAAGCCTGGGGACTTTCGGATGCCGTTAAAGAATTGACGGATATCCGTGTCGCCATCCGCCGGTATGGCGCAGCGGAATCGCTGAACGTGGGGGTTGCATGCGGCATCCTGCTCTCCGGGCTTCATCGGCTCATGGAATGA
- a CDS encoding PhoH family protein: protein MTEKKIRIEGTDALSLLGLQDANLELIERRFDATVVVRGDLITLKGSQEEVDQLERIFKELLFLLRKNGTLSLNDVETVLDLVVANGEPAVPGTVASTLSGDDMDSVILFARNHIIRAKTQGQRDYLRQIRTNDIVFAVGPAGTGKTYLAVAFAVASLKNNEITKIVLTRPAVEAGESLGFLPGDLKEKIDPYLRPLYDALDDMIPAEKLRAYLEKHVIEIAPLAYMRGRTLNNAFVILDEAQNASAMQMKMFLTRLGPNSRAIVTGDVTQIDLPTKQSSGLVQIQEVLRGVEGISFVYFDRNDVVRHRLVKDIIDAYEKFQNGGEGK from the coding sequence ATGACTGAAAAGAAGATACGGATCGAGGGGACCGATGCACTGAGCCTCCTCGGCCTCCAGGACGCAAACCTCGAACTCATCGAACGGAGGTTCGATGCGACCGTCGTGGTCCGCGGCGATCTGATCACGCTCAAAGGGTCCCAGGAGGAAGTGGACCAGCTCGAGCGTATCTTCAAAGAACTCCTCTTCCTCCTCCGCAAGAACGGCACGCTGTCATTGAACGACGTCGAGACCGTCCTCGATCTGGTGGTCGCCAACGGCGAACCCGCCGTGCCCGGGACAGTGGCCTCAACGCTTTCCGGTGACGATATGGACAGCGTGATCCTCTTCGCGCGGAACCATATCATCCGCGCCAAGACGCAAGGGCAACGCGACTATCTGCGCCAGATCCGCACCAACGACATCGTCTTTGCCGTCGGCCCCGCCGGCACCGGTAAGACCTACCTCGCGGTGGCTTTTGCCGTCGCCAGCCTGAAGAACAACGAGATCACGAAGATCGTCCTCACACGCCCCGCCGTGGAAGCAGGCGAGAGCCTCGGGTTCCTGCCCGGCGACCTGAAAGAGAAGATCGATCCGTACCTCCGTCCGCTCTACGATGCGCTCGACGATATGATTCCCGCCGAGAAACTCCGGGCCTATCTCGAGAAGCACGTCATCGAGATCGCACCGCTGGCGTATATGCGTGGTCGGACACTGAACAATGCATTCGTGATCCTCGATGAAGCGCAGAATGCATCCGCGATGCAGATGAAGATGTTTCTCACGCGCCTCGGGCCGAATTCGCGTGCCATCGTGACGGGCGACGTGACCCAGATCGACCTGCCGACGAAGCAGAGCTCCGGCCTGGTCCAGATCCAGGAGGTGTTGCGGGGGGTGGAGGGGATCTCGTTCGTCTACTTCGACCGCAACGATGTCGTCCGCCACCGGCTGGTGAAGGATATCATCGATGCGTATGAGAAGTTCCAGAATGGAGGGGAAGGGAAATAA
- the mazG gene encoding nucleoside triphosphate pyrophosphohydrolase has translation MARSYPPIPHKDIEAFIRVIRRLRRDCPWDRKQTHRSLRHSLIEETYEVVEALDRSDMTELSKELGDVLLHVVLQATIAEQAGEFTFRDVLRQETEKLIRRHPHVFGTVKAGTADQVKQNWERIKMKEGRTSVLEGVPPSMPALLRALRVQQRAAKVGFDWENEDQVWKKVREELEEVREALRGGRHPEKEEEFGDLLFALVNYARFLKINPEHALRGTIGKFTKRFHYIEAQLAKRGKTAHDSTLKEMDALWEEAKAKSRRKTTKGKSGKKSPK, from the coding sequence ATGGCACGCTCCTATCCCCCGATCCCGCACAAGGACATTGAAGCATTCATCCGCGTCATCCGCCGGCTGCGTCGCGACTGTCCCTGGGACCGCAAGCAGACGCACCGGTCGCTCCGGCACAGCCTTATTGAAGAGACGTACGAAGTGGTAGAGGCGTTGGACAGGAGCGACATGACCGAACTCAGCAAGGAGTTGGGCGATGTGTTGCTGCATGTGGTCCTGCAGGCGACGATCGCCGAGCAGGCCGGGGAATTCACGTTCCGGGATGTGCTCAGGCAGGAAACGGAGAAGCTCATCCGCCGGCATCCGCATGTCTTCGGGACAGTGAAGGCGGGAACTGCCGATCAGGTGAAGCAGAACTGGGAGCGGATCAAGATGAAGGAGGGGCGCACCTCGGTGCTTGAGGGCGTCCCCCCGTCCATGCCCGCCCTGCTCCGGGCACTCCGGGTACAGCAGCGTGCCGCGAAGGTCGGCTTCGACTGGGAAAATGAGGATCAGGTCTGGAAGAAGGTCAGGGAAGAGCTGGAGGAAGTGCGCGAGGCGCTCCGTGGCGGCCGGCATCCGGAAAAGGAAGAGGAGTTCGGTGACCTGCTCTTTGCGCTCGTGAACTACGCACGGTTCCTGAAGATCAACCCCGAACACGCCCTCCGTGGGACCATCGGGAAGTTCACGAAGCGGTTCCACTACATCGAGGCGCAGCTCGCCAAACGCGGCAAGACGGCGCACGACAGCACGCTCAAGGAAATGGATGCGCTGTGGGAAGAGGCGAAGGCGAAGAGCAGACGGAAGACCACGAAGGGGAAGTCCGGGAAGAAGTCACCGAAGTGA
- a CDS encoding P1 family peptidase — protein sequence MRTNDHHMDVALPDGFRVGHWTDVKAQTGCTVVLCPDRTVGACDIRGNSPGSRELPLLDSIRTMSEIHALLLTGGSAYGLAAADGVMRYLEERGIGYVTPWARVPIVPAAVIYDLNVGSPTIRPTADSGYAACGNAVGTVAGGPVGAGTGAMIGKWQGLERAMHGGLGVAAQRVGDVQVVAIAVVNAVGDIYAADGTILAGARGTAERWAATEFAGRLHLPLDPSPVNTTLVALLTDAMMSKVDAHRMAIRGHDGMARAVKPVHTSHDGDVVFTLASGTSEGPFDIIAEAGAELTAMAIRNAVRAPA from the coding sequence ATGAGAACGAACGACCACCACATGGACGTTGCCCTCCCCGATGGATTCCGTGTTGGCCACTGGACCGACGTCAAGGCGCAGACCGGGTGCACCGTCGTGCTGTGCCCGGACAGGACGGTGGGCGCATGTGATATCCGGGGGAACTCTCCCGGGAGCCGTGAATTGCCGCTCCTCGACAGCATACGCACGATGTCGGAGATCCATGCGCTGCTCCTGACGGGCGGGAGTGCCTACGGACTCGCGGCCGCGGATGGTGTGATGCGCTACCTTGAAGAGCGGGGCATTGGCTACGTCACTCCCTGGGCACGCGTGCCGATCGTCCCCGCGGCGGTGATCTACGACCTCAACGTCGGCTCCCCGACGATCCGTCCGACCGCCGATTCGGGCTATGCTGCCTGTGGGAATGCGGTGGGCACCGTTGCCGGGGGCCCTGTCGGTGCGGGGACGGGGGCGATGATCGGCAAGTGGCAGGGCCTTGAACGCGCGATGCACGGTGGCCTGGGTGTTGCGGCGCAGCGTGTTGGTGACGTGCAGGTCGTCGCGATCGCGGTGGTGAATGCGGTGGGCGACATCTATGCCGCTGATGGTACCATTCTCGCCGGTGCGCGTGGCACGGCTGAACGCTGGGCTGCCACAGAATTCGCCGGGCGTCTGCACTTGCCGCTTGATCCATCTCCGGTGAATACCACTCTTGTCGCACTTCTCACCGACGCAATGATGTCCAAGGTGGATGCTCACCGAATGGCCATCCGTGGACACGACGGCATGGCGCGCGCGGTGAAGCCGGTGCACACGTCGCACGATGGCGATGTGGTGTTCACACTTGCTTCCGGTACCAGCGAAGGGCCCTTCGACATCATCGCAGAGGCCGGCGCCGAACTGACCGCGATGGCCATCCGGAACGCCGTGCGCGCACCCGCATGA
- a CDS encoding DNA internalization-related competence protein ComEC/Rec2 produces MTGAPVTVAGDVVDQPVRVGNRIRFRLRTAAIAADSASLRVQWLVGVSLAVDDPPVGGHVPSFGESILLHGTLQIPRGPRNPGEFDEAGYYHANGMEAMLVVRKAARCRMLGRPAAWSWTGRVVIPVREALRSHINSTIGGEAGEFLKGLMIGDKGGLSPATREAFMVAGVAHVLAVSGSNVAVVAAALMALLSLLRVPRALFPIPVAAGLILYMLVSGSQPSVVRATIMALILLTASWRGWRGNGLNAVGLAALAMYAMDARQLFDAGFSLSFGAVMSILLLYPGLDALIGRWKAHGVVARGIQNALRLAAVSGVSAIGTLPLTAVQFGRVSVVGLAANVPVVPVTGWSVVLGLCSAGAGVISPWAGESLAEVNALFLRATLRFVSWCASMPGGALGMYWFSPVYAVPLMGGLGIVFHLRDPDERRRWMIGTLASVVALAWLPDADTTRGLLRVSFIDVGQGDAALVEHPDGGAMLIDTGPVPPDVRSGVVPFLLRRGIGELDAVVVTHGHDDHAGGLRAVCSTFSVHRIIAGTACTPGDTIRWKPDCRVQILSGQITADTALLRRMNANRNSIVLRIVYGRTAFLFAGDAEQAEEERMVQAYGEALRASVLKVGHHGSAAGTSDPWLQTVAPPVVVISVGRMNRFGHPAPSTLHRLSSRGIEIRRTDREGAVLMVSDGDTVQIVEWR; encoded by the coding sequence GTGACAGGTGCTCCGGTGACGGTGGCTGGCGATGTGGTTGACCAGCCGGTGCGTGTCGGGAACAGGATCCGGTTCCGCTTGCGCACCGCGGCGATCGCCGCCGACTCGGCATCCCTCCGGGTGCAATGGCTGGTAGGCGTGTCGCTGGCTGTCGACGACCCGCCCGTAGGTGGGCACGTGCCTTCTTTCGGGGAGAGCATTCTGCTCCACGGCACGTTGCAGATCCCGCGCGGTCCACGGAACCCCGGCGAGTTTGACGAGGCTGGTTACTACCACGCCAACGGGATGGAGGCGATGCTCGTGGTGCGGAAGGCCGCCCGGTGCAGGATGCTCGGCCGGCCTGCCGCCTGGAGCTGGACGGGCCGCGTTGTCATCCCTGTCCGTGAGGCACTGCGCTCCCATATCAACTCCACGATCGGCGGTGAAGCAGGGGAGTTCCTGAAGGGGTTGATGATAGGGGACAAGGGCGGGCTGTCTCCGGCGACAAGAGAAGCGTTCATGGTCGCGGGCGTGGCACATGTCCTCGCGGTCTCCGGTTCGAACGTCGCCGTCGTTGCGGCTGCGCTCATGGCACTCCTTTCACTTCTGCGCGTGCCACGGGCGTTGTTCCCCATCCCCGTCGCGGCCGGACTCATCCTGTACATGCTCGTCTCCGGATCGCAGCCGTCGGTCGTACGCGCAACGATCATGGCTCTCATCCTGCTCACCGCATCATGGCGTGGATGGCGGGGCAACGGACTCAATGCCGTTGGCCTCGCAGCTCTCGCGATGTACGCCATGGATGCGCGCCAGCTGTTCGACGCCGGCTTCTCCCTGTCGTTCGGTGCCGTGATGTCGATCCTCCTGCTCTATCCGGGGCTGGATGCGTTGATCGGGCGATGGAAGGCGCATGGAGTGGTCGCGCGCGGGATCCAGAACGCCCTGCGGCTCGCCGCGGTCTCGGGCGTCTCCGCGATCGGAACGTTGCCGTTGACGGCCGTCCAATTCGGACGGGTTTCGGTCGTCGGCCTTGCCGCCAATGTGCCGGTGGTTCCCGTCACGGGCTGGTCTGTAGTCCTCGGCCTCTGCTCTGCGGGGGCCGGAGTCATCAGTCCGTGGGCGGGGGAGTCGCTCGCCGAGGTGAATGCCCTGTTCCTCCGCGCAACGCTCCGGTTCGTGAGTTGGTGCGCTTCGATGCCCGGGGGGGCGCTCGGCATGTACTGGTTCTCGCCGGTCTACGCGGTACCGCTGATGGGCGGGCTCGGGATAGTCTTTCACCTTCGCGACCCCGACGAGCGAAGGCGCTGGATGATCGGCACGCTGGCGTCCGTTGTCGCTCTCGCGTGGCTCCCCGACGCCGATACGACGCGCGGACTCTTACGGGTCTCGTTCATCGATGTGGGCCAGGGCGACGCGGCACTGGTTGAGCATCCTGACGGTGGTGCGATGCTGATCGATACCGGCCCGGTTCCGCCCGACGTCCGGAGTGGTGTCGTCCCCTTCCTGTTGCGCCGGGGGATCGGTGAACTCGATGCGGTCGTCGTCACCCATGGACACGACGATCACGCCGGCGGCCTCAGGGCGGTCTGTTCCACATTCAGCGTTCATCGGATCATTGCCGGCACCGCCTGCACACCGGGAGACACGATCCGCTGGAAGCCCGACTGCCGGGTGCAGATCTTGTCGGGGCAGATCACCGCCGACACGGCACTGCTCCGGCGGATGAATGCCAACCGGAACTCCATCGTCCTGCGCATCGTGTATGGCCGCACGGCATTCCTCTTCGCCGGGGATGCGGAACAGGCCGAGGAGGAAAGGATGGTGCAAGCATACGGCGAGGCTCTCCGTGCGTCCGTCCTCAAGGTCGGCCATCATGGCAGCGCAGCCGGGACTTCCGATCCGTGGCTCCAGACAGTCGCTCCACCGGTGGTGGTCATTTCGGTCGGCAGGATGAACAGGTTCGGCCATCCGGCACCGTCAACCCTGCACCGTCTGTCATCGCGAGGCATCGAGATCCGGCGGACCGATAGGGAAGGTGCCGTGCTGATGGTGAGCGACGGCGATACCGTGCAGATCGTTGAATGGCGCTAA
- a CDS encoding alkaline phosphatase family protein codes for MTRVLMLFLDGVGIGRKNPRVNPVVAATLPHLRELLGGEIPARGRRAWNTGRATVLPVDATLGVAGLPQSGTGQTALFTGVNAARLVGKHFGPYPYSTLRPVIEAHSIFTRLVHAGRTACFANAYPQKFFDYIERRRTRMTVTNYSCLTAGIPLRRVEHLEEGTAVSADITGAAWPGLGHPGVRPITPAEAGGRLARLSSVYDFVLFEYWKTDHEGHEQSMEGAVRALEMIDGLLGGILASLDLSTTLLVITSDHGNMEELSTRSHTLNPVPLILAGKAHAAVAERVQHFGGSAPDLTHILPALMEVMCADPAAPYSP; via the coding sequence GTGACCCGCGTGCTCATGCTCTTCCTGGACGGGGTCGGCATCGGACGGAAGAATCCCCGCGTGAATCCGGTGGTGGCGGCCACCCTGCCGCATCTCCGGGAACTTCTGGGTGGAGAGATCCCGGCGCGGGGCCGGCGTGCGTGGAACACCGGGCGTGCGACCGTGCTGCCCGTGGACGCGACGCTTGGCGTTGCCGGACTCCCGCAAAGCGGTACGGGACAGACGGCACTGTTCACGGGCGTGAATGCCGCGCGGCTGGTCGGGAAGCACTTCGGGCCGTATCCCTATTCCACGCTCCGGCCCGTGATCGAGGCCCACAGTATCTTCACGCGCCTCGTGCACGCCGGACGGACAGCATGCTTCGCGAATGCCTATCCACAGAAATTCTTCGACTATATCGAGCGGCGCCGGACTCGCATGACGGTGACGAATTACTCGTGCCTGACAGCCGGGATACCGCTGAGGCGCGTGGAACATCTGGAGGAGGGGACGGCCGTCTCCGCTGATATCACCGGGGCCGCGTGGCCCGGTTTGGGCCATCCCGGCGTCCGGCCCATAACACCCGCGGAGGCCGGCGGACGTCTCGCCCGGCTCAGCTCGGTGTACGATTTTGTCCTCTTTGAATACTGGAAGACGGACCACGAGGGCCATGAACAGAGCATGGAAGGTGCCGTGCGCGCCCTCGAGATGATCGATGGACTTCTCGGCGGGATACTGGCGTCACTCGACCTCTCAACGACGCTCCTCGTCATCACCAGCGACCATGGAAACATGGAAGAGCTGTCAACACGATCCCATACGCTGAATCCCGTTCCACTGATCCTTGCCGGAAAGGCCCATGCTGCGGTCGCAGAGCGGGTCCAACATTTCGGCGGATCGGCGCCCGACCTCACCCATATCCTCCCCGCGTTGATGGAGGTGATGTGTGCAGACCCCGCGGCGCCGTACTCACCATAG